From one Parambassis ranga chromosome 5, fParRan2.1, whole genome shotgun sequence genomic stretch:
- the ppp4r2b gene encoding serine/threonine-protein phosphatase 4 regulatory subunit 2-B — MEIDSLQEALIDFDKKAKKEPCPLLEQFLCHIAKTGETMVQWSQFRNYFLFKLEKVMDDFRASAPEQRGPANPNVESVPFEDMKERILKIVKGYNGIPFTIQRLCELLTEPKRNYTGTDKFLRGVEKNVMVVSCVHPTSEKNGCSAINRMNGVMLPGNTSAFTERKVNGPGTPRPFNRPKLSLGNSLAANGLPDSTDNTDLNTEQDCDKDSSEVSASEGCPGSSVKNKHPDEEEDMEAEQQEVKRLKFSKDEEDEEDEDEEEEEQEVDTLRPSNATCLSKEAEAMVQEEEEEEEEEEEKAPYSKENEASSSAAATEDQEPTSSTQGEVCAGSGQEAEQAEREVPCGSEEEGSDMDQTEQQAPAGVLESPETSRDSEESNSDPVSSSSSSSSSSSGSIEESAEAAREDVALAPSSSTSEPPTEGAMGSAISNTGTTEEPMEQD; from the exons ATTTCGATAAGAAAGCAAAGAAGGAGCCATGTCCTCTTCTGGAACAGTTTCTATGCCATATTGCCAAGACTGGAGAGACCAT GGTTCAGTGGTCTCAGTTTAGGAACTACTTTCTTTTTAAGTTGGAGAAGGTGATGGATGACTTCAGAGCCTCAGCACCTGAGCAAAGAGGTCCTGCAAATCCCAATGTGGAGTCAGTTCCATTTGAAGATATGAAGGAGAGAATCTTGAAGATTGTGAAGGGGTACAATGG aaTCCCTTTTACGATTCAGCGCTTGTGCGAGCTGCTCACAGAACCCAAGAGGAACTACACAGGGACGGATAAGTTTCTTCGAGGGGTAGAGAAA AATGTGATGGTGGTGAGCTGTGTCCATCCGACTTCAGA GAAAAATGGTTGCAGTGCTATCAATAGAATGAATGGAGTGATGCTTCCCGGAAACACATCTGCTTTTACAGAGAG GAAAGTGAATGGTCCAGGAACTCCTCGGCCATTCAATAGACCCAAACTTTCTCTGGGCAACTCACTAGCAGCTAATGGTCTGCCCGACAGCACAGACAACACAGACCTCAACACAGAGCAAGACTGCGACAAAGATTCCAG CGAGGTCTCGGCGTCGGAAGGCTGCCCAGGGAGCTCAGTGAAGAACAAACACCCTGACGAAGAAGAGGACATGGAAGCTGAACAGCAAGAGGTGAAGAGACTTAAGTTCAGCAAGGAcgaagaggatgaggaagatgaggacgaggaagaggaggagcaggaggtggacACACTGAGGCCTTCGAATGCCACTTGCCTCTCAAAAGAAGCAGAAGCTATGGtccaagaggaggaagaagaagaggaggaggaggaggagaaggcccCATACAGCAAGGAGAATGAAGCCTCTAGCAGTGCAGCTGCCACTGAAGACCAAG AACCAACTAGCAGCACGCAGGGTGAAGTGTGCGCAGGCtcaggccaggaggcagagcagGCTGAGAGGGAGGTGCCATGTGGCTCCGAAGAAGAGGGCAGTGACATGgatcagacagagcagcaggctcCTGCAGGTGTCCTAGAAAGCCCagagaccagcagggacagtgaggaGAGCAACAGTGAcccagtcagcagcagcagcagcagcagcagtagcagcagcggTAGCATAGAGGAAAGTGCAGAAGCAGCCAGAGAGGACGTAGCTCTTGCCCCCTCCAGCAGTACAAGTGAACCTCCTACAGAGGGCGCCATGGGAAGTGCCATCTCAAACACTGGGACCACTGAGGAGCCTATGGAGCAGGACTAG